A DNA window from Penaeus vannamei isolate JL-2024 chromosome 5, ASM4276789v1, whole genome shotgun sequence contains the following coding sequences:
- the LOC138861833 gene encoding FERM domain-containing protein 4A-like isoform X5, with product MEDESQMSVGVRVEVVLLDDRRLQVGVGPRLLTQELLAMVASHFTLKEHQYFSLAVVDNTGHYQWLTHDRRVVDHDVVRALNGAPVTMYFLVK from the exons ATGAGCGTGGGCGTGCGGGTGGAGGTGGTGCTGCTTGACGACCGCCGCCTGCAGGTGGGCGTGGGCCCGCGTCTCCTCACCCAAGAACTGCTCGCCATGGTCGCCTCGCACTTCACGCTCAAGGAGCATCAGTACTTCTCGCTCGCCGTCGTGGATAACAC GGGTCACTATCAGTGGCTGACACACGACCGTCGAGTTGTGGACCACGATGTCGTGCGCGCCCTCAACGGGGCCCCCGTCACCATGTATTTCCTCGTCAAGTGA
- the LOC138861833 gene encoding FERM domain-containing protein 4A-like isoform X4 — protein sequence MRFRRKHKKMSVGVRVEVVLLDDRRLQVGVGPRLLTQELLAMVASHFTLKEHQYFSLAVVDNTGHYQWLTHDRRVVDHDVVRALNGAPVTMYFLVK from the exons ATGAGCGTGGGCGTGCGGGTGGAGGTGGTGCTGCTTGACGACCGCCGCCTGCAGGTGGGCGTGGGCCCGCGTCTCCTCACCCAAGAACTGCTCGCCATGGTCGCCTCGCACTTCACGCTCAAGGAGCATCAGTACTTCTCGCTCGCCGTCGTGGATAACAC GGGTCACTATCAGTGGCTGACACACGACCGTCGAGTTGTGGACCACGATGTCGTGCGCGCCCTCAACGGGGCCCCCGTCACCATGTATTTCCTCGTCAAGTGA